In Salminus brasiliensis chromosome 24, fSalBra1.hap2, whole genome shotgun sequence, one genomic interval encodes:
- the LOC140546740 gene encoding histone H2B, whose translation MPEPAKSAPKKGSKKAVTKTAGKGGKKRRKSRKESYAIYVYKVLKQVHPDTGISSKAMGIMNSFVNDIFERIAGESSRLAHYNKRSTITSREIQTAVRLLLPGELAKHAVSEGTKAVTKYTSSK comes from the coding sequence atgcctgagccagctaagtccgcgcccaagaagggatccaagaaagccgtgaccaagacggccgggaaaggaggcaagaagcgcagaaagtccaggaaggagagctatgccatctacgtgtacaaggtgctgaagcaggtccaCCCTGACACTGGAATCTCCTCTAAAGCGATGGGCATCATGAACTCGTTCGTGAACGACATCTTCGAGCGCATCGCCGGTGAGTCTTCTCGTTTGGCTCACTACAACAAACGTTCTACTATCACCTCTAGGGAGATCCAGACCGCTGTGCGTCTGCTCCTTCCCGGTGAGTTGGCTAAGCACGCCGTGTCAGAGGGCACAAAGGCCGTCACCAAGTACACGAGCTCCAAGTAA
- the LOC140546826 gene encoding histone H3, translated as MARTKQTARKSTGGKAPRKQLATKAARKSAPATGGVKKPHRYRPGTVALREIRRYQKSTELLIRKLPFQRLVREIAQDFKTDLRFQSSAVMALQEASEAYLVGLFEDTNLCAIHAKRVTIMPKDIQLARRIRGERA; from the coding sequence atggcaagaaccaagcagACCGCCCGTAAGTCCACCGGTGGCAAGGCCCCGAGGAAGCAGCTCGCCACCAAGGCTGCTCGCAAGAGTGCCCCAGCCACCGGCGGCGTGAAAAAGCCTCACCGTTACAGGCCCGGCACCGTGGCTCTGAGGGAGATCCGCCGCTACCAGAAGTCTACTGAGCTGCTGATCCGTAAGCTGCCCTTCCAGCGCCTAGTGCGTGAGATCGCtcaggacttcaagactgatctccgcttccagagctccgccgtcatggccctgcaggaggctagcgaggcgtacttggtgggtctgtttgaagatactaacctgtgcgctatccacgccaagagagtcaccatcatgcctaaagacatccagctggcccgccgtattcgcggagagcgcgcttaa
- the LOC140546928 gene encoding histone H4, whose product MSGRGKGGKGLGKGGAKRHRKVLRDNIQGITKPAIRRLARRGGVKRISGLIYEETRGVLKVFLENVIRDAVTYTEHAKRKTVTAMDVVYALKRQGRTLYGFGG is encoded by the coding sequence ATGTCAGGCAGAGGCAAGGGCGGCAAAGGCCTTGGGAAAGGAGGCGCCAAGCGTCATCGTAAAGTGCTTCGcgataacatccagggtatcacaAAGCCGGCTATTCGCCGTCTGGCTCGTCGTGGTGGCGTCAAGCGTATCTCCGGTCTGATCTACGAAGAGACCCGCGGTGTGCTCAAAGTGTTCCTGGAAAACGTGATCAGGgacgcagtcacgtacactgagcatgccaaaagaaagaccgtcaccgctatggatgtggtgtacgccctgaagcgccagggacgcactctgtacggattcggaggttaa
- the LOC140546727 gene encoding histone H2B — MPEPAKSAPKKGSKKAVTKTAGKGGKKRRKSRKESYAIYVYKVLKQVHPDTGISSKAMGIMNSFVNDIFERIAGESSRLAHYNKRSTITSREIQTAVRLLLPGELAKHAVSEGTKAVTKYTSSK; from the coding sequence CTAAGTCCGCGCCCAAGAAGGGATCCAAGAAAGCCGTGACCAAGACGGCCGGGAAAGGAGGCAAGaagcgcagaaagtccaggaaggAGAGCTATGCTATCTACGTGtacaaggtgctgaagcaggtccaCCCTGATACCGGTATCTCCTCCAAAGCGATGGGCATCATGAACTCGTTCGTGAACGACATCTTCGAGCGCATCGCCGGTGAGTCTTCCCGTTTGGCTCATTACAACAAACGTTCTACTATCACCTCTAGGGAGATCCAGACCGCTGTGCGTCTGCTCCTTCCCGGTGAGTTGGCCAAGCACGCCGTGTCCGAGGGCACAAAGGCCGTCACCAAGTACACGAGCTCCAAGTAA
- the LOC140546823 gene encoding histone H3, producing the protein MARTKQTARKSTGGKAPRKQLATKAARKSAPATGGVKKPHRYRPGTVALREIRRYQKSTELLIRKLPFQRLVREIAQDFKTDLRFQSSAVMALQEASEAYLVGLFEDTNLCAIHAKRVTIMPKDIQLARRIRGERA; encoded by the coding sequence atggcaagaaccaagcagACCGCCCGTAAGTCCACCGGTGGCAAGGCCCCGAGGAAGCAGCTCGCCACCAAGGCTGCTCGCAAGAGTGCCCCAGCCACCGGCGGCGTGAAAAAGCCTCACCGTTACAGGCCCGGCACCGTGGCTCTGAGGGAGATCCGCCGCTACCAGAAGTCTACTGAGCTGCTGATCCGTAAGCTGCCCTTCCAGCGCCTAGTGCGTGAGATCGCtcaggacttcaagactgatctccgcttccagagctccgccgtcatggccctgcaggaggctagcgaggcgtacttggtgggtctgtttgaagatactaatctgtgcgctatccacgccaagagagtcaccatcatgcctaaagacatccagctggcccgccgtattcgcggagagcgcgcttaa
- the LOC140546517 gene encoding histone H2A, whose product MSGRGKTGGKARAKAKTRSSRAGLQFPVGRVHRLLRKGNYAERVGAGAPVYLAAVLEYLTAEILELAGNAARDNKKTRIIPRHLQLAVRNDEELNKLLGGVTIAQGGVLPNIQAVLLPKKTEKTVKTK is encoded by the coding sequence ATGAGTGGAAGAGGCAAAACCGGTGGTAAAGCTAGGGCCAAGGCTAAGACCCGTTCGTCCCGCGCCGGACTGCAGTTCCCAGTTGGCCGTGTGCACAGGCTTCTGCGTAAAGGCAACTACGCTGAGCGGGTCGGCGCCGGCGCTCCCGTCTACTTGGCCGCCGTCCTGGAGTATCTCACCGCTGAGATTCTCGAGTTGGCTGGCAACGCCGCCCGCGACAACAAGAAGACCCGTATCATCCCCCGTCACCtgcagctggctgttcgtaacgacgaggagctgaacaaactgctcgGAGGAGTCACTATCGCCCAAGGTGGTGTGCTGCCCAACATTCAGGCTGTACTGCTGCCCAAGAAGACCGAGAAGACTGTGAAGACAAAGTAA